A portion of the Hydractinia symbiolongicarpus strain clone_291-10 chromosome 10, HSymV2.1, whole genome shotgun sequence genome contains these proteins:
- the LOC130662736 gene encoding activating molecule in BECN1-regulated autophagy protein 1-like isoform X1, with amino-acid sequence MHPKNLTLSLLQRERYGRHASHKKLLEFLEHKTANHNSVHLTYHLQQPARSTFVITFSPDRTKIATSHGNHTVIVSDCYSCKVIHTLHGHLRTPWCASFHPRINSILASGCLGGQVRLWNLNNITDDNVIFSLQSVIASISFHPVDDILAIGTTNKIILFDWNQRRQLRIIQTKHHSESVRLVRFLQYGSKLLTGIANASTQYCKPTSLNVSTRGNSSGQAVVQTVTCMRMQKRPSTNQNVDSATTTKRSRNKKSPNDQTEGTTSASSSRDHLQDHLALSDHSQEAGPSTNANINTLNEEDRASNTESAPNVGSATATANMPVDQQSNTNDFQHNTVDRSFTQVEREQVSLNRLRLHRPLSSRSLTPLSSPMNAVATLRPTSSSTLSLLSDETESNEDLNSSISFATTTSDEDVEPRSINVSRQVRSEIWNFTLGEAMPSDQVMVSESFNEIDVSVEGAASTIPVHGFVTFPSSDAGGHSASISYLSRMRAQTAVATATARSSHHVHTAVVIASQEDEHSEAALQTAVNRAIAGAFAGSGEGAVANNIIDTTHRLQLWDSNCSQYPDIKDENKNVVVPYCKIHNDSSVDVSQDGSLVAVFVPSEHGFPMDAQLQVISLRPESYLQCIYSRKYGPNAVSVSLSPLSRFVLVGLASRKLHWHLTAHQLVGQILQLPKDDEFVHSDTTKALSNILHKCSQTQRSNVSVNTVRFHPSPGMGIIYGTNRGHIQHCHIGPDMNLNEKRKVIKKKLK; translated from the exons ATGCACCCAAAGAACCTCACTTTATCATTGTTGCAACGTGAGAGATATGGGCGGCATGCAtcacataaaaaattattggaGTTTTTAGAACATAAAACTGCAAATCACAATAGTGTACATCTG acTTACCACCTACAGCAACCAGCAAGATCCACATTTGTGATAACATTTAGTCCAGACAG aacaaaaattGCCACCAGTCATGGTAACCACACGGTGATAGTATCAGACTGTTACTCATGCAAGGTCATACACACCCTACATGGTCATCTAAGAACACCTTGGTGTGCATCATTTCATCCAAGAATCAACAGTATTTTAGCCTCTGGCTGCCTTGGTGGACAAGTACGTTTATGGAATTTAAAT AATATAACTGATGACAATGTGATCTTTTCGTTGCAATCCGTGATAGCATCGATCAGTTTTCATCCAGTTGATGACATACTAGCAATTGGCACGACTAATAAGATTATCCTTTTCGACTGGAACCAACGGCGACAACTGCGAATCATTCAGACGAAACATCATTCCGAAAGTGTTAG GCTTGTGCGATTTCTACAATATGGAAGCAAATTACTAACAGGAATTGCAAATGCATCCACACAGTATTGTAAG ccGACGAGTCTGAATGTAAGCACGAGAGG AAACTCATCTGGTCAAGCTGTTGTACAAACAGTTACTTGCATGCGAATGCAAAAGAGACCATCAACAAATCAAAATGTCGACAGCGCTACAACCACAAAAAGaagtagaaataaaaaaagtccgAATGACCAGACTGAAGGCACAACAAGCGCATCGTCTAGTAGGGATCATCTTCAGGATCACCTCGCTCTTTCTGACCATTCCCAAGAGGCAGGTCCTTCGACAAACGCTAACATCAATACATTGAATGAGGAAGACAGGGCTAGTAATACTGAATCAGCGCCAAACGTAGGCTCTGCTACTGCTACTGCGAATATGCCCGTTGATCAGCAGTCTAACACAAACGATTTTCAACATAACACTGTAGATCGAAGTTTTACACAAGTGGAAAGAGAACAGGTGTCCCTCAATAGGTTAAGACTTCACAGACCTTTGTCTTCTAGAAGTCTGACGCCGCTTTCTTCGCCAATGAATGCTGTTGCCACGCTACGTCCGACATCTTCCTCAACGTTATCGCTGCTTTCCGACGAGACTGAAAGTAATGAGGACTTGAATAGTTCGATAAGTTTTGCAACTACTACTAGTGATGAAGACGTGGAGCCACGTTCTATAAATGTCTCACGGCAAGTTCGATCGGAAATTTGGAATTTTACCCTTGGTGAAGCAATGCCATCAGATCAGGTAATG GTTTCAGAAAGCTTTAATGAAATAGATGTCTCTGTGGAGGGAGCCGCCTCAACCATTCCCGTGCACGGCTTTGTCACCTTCCCATCATCTGATGCCGGTGGACACAGCGCTAGTATATCTTATCTGAGTAGAATGAGAGCACAGACAGCCGTGGCAACCGCTACAGCAAGGTCCAGTCACCACGTCCACACAGCGGTTGTAATCGCATCGCAAGAAGACGAACACTCAGAGGCGGCTCTGCAAACCGCAGTCAATCGTGCCATTGCGGGTGCGTTCGCAGGAAGTGGGGAAGGTGCTGTTGCGAATAACATTATTGACACTACGCATCGACTTCAGTTATGGGACTCCAATTGCAGTCAGTACCCCGATATTAAAGATG AAAACAAGAACGTGGTTGTTCCGTACTGTAAAATACATAACGATTCAAGCGTTGATGTTTCGCAAGATGGTAGTCTGGTTGCGGTGTTCGTCCCTAGCGAGCATGGTTTTCCGATGGATGCACAGCTTCAAGTCATTTCGCTACGGCCAGAATCTTATCTACAGTGTATATACTCCAGGAAATATG GTCCTAACGCTGTATCAGTGAGCCTCTCTCCACTCAGTAGATTTGTTTTGGTTGGGTTAGCATCACGGAAACTTCACTGGCATCTCACTGCTCACCAG CTAGTGGGGCAGATTCTTCAACTACCGAAAGACGACGAATTTGTACATTCCGACACAACAAAG GCACTTTCTAATATTCTACACAAGTGCAGTCAAACTCAACGGTCCAACGTAAGTGTCAACACTGTGCGCTTTCATCCGAGTCCTGGTATGGGTATAATCTACGGAACAAACAGAGGTCATATTCAACATTGTCATATTGG GCCCGACATGAATCTAAATGAAAAGAGAAAggttattaaaaagaagttgaagtaa
- the LOC130662736 gene encoding activating molecule in BECN1-regulated autophagy protein 1-like isoform X2 codes for MHPKNLTLSLLQRERYGRHASHKKLLEFLEHKTANHNSVHLTYHLQQPARSTFVITFSPDRTKIATSHGNHTVIVSDCYSCKVIHTLHGHLRTPWCASFHPRINSILASGCLGGQVRLWNLNNITDDNVIFSLQSVIASISFHPVDDILAIGTTNKIILFDWNQRRQLRIIQTKHHSESVRLVRFLQYGSKLLTGIANASTQYCKPTSLNVSTRGNSSGQAVVQTVTCMRMQKRPSTNQNVDSATTTKRSRNKKSPNDQTEGTTSASSSRDHLQDHLALSDHSQEAGPSTNANINTLNEEDRASNTESAPNVGSATATANMPVDQQSNTNDFQHNTVDRSFTQVEREQVSLNRLRLHRPLSSRSLTPLSSPMNAVATLRPTSSSTLSLLSDETESNEDLNSSISFATTTSDEDVEPRSINVSRQVRSEIWNFTLGEAMPSDQVSESFNEIDVSVEGAASTIPVHGFVTFPSSDAGGHSASISYLSRMRAQTAVATATARSSHHVHTAVVIASQEDEHSEAALQTAVNRAIAGAFAGSGEGAVANNIIDTTHRLQLWDSNCSQYPDIKDENKNVVVPYCKIHNDSSVDVSQDGSLVAVFVPSEHGFPMDAQLQVISLRPESYLQCIYSRKYGPNAVSVSLSPLSRFVLVGLASRKLHWHLTAHQLVGQILQLPKDDEFVHSDTTKALSNILHKCSQTQRSNVSVNTVRFHPSPGMGIIYGTNRGHIQHCHIGPDMNLNEKRKVIKKKLK; via the exons ATGCACCCAAAGAACCTCACTTTATCATTGTTGCAACGTGAGAGATATGGGCGGCATGCAtcacataaaaaattattggaGTTTTTAGAACATAAAACTGCAAATCACAATAGTGTACATCTG acTTACCACCTACAGCAACCAGCAAGATCCACATTTGTGATAACATTTAGTCCAGACAG aacaaaaattGCCACCAGTCATGGTAACCACACGGTGATAGTATCAGACTGTTACTCATGCAAGGTCATACACACCCTACATGGTCATCTAAGAACACCTTGGTGTGCATCATTTCATCCAAGAATCAACAGTATTTTAGCCTCTGGCTGCCTTGGTGGACAAGTACGTTTATGGAATTTAAAT AATATAACTGATGACAATGTGATCTTTTCGTTGCAATCCGTGATAGCATCGATCAGTTTTCATCCAGTTGATGACATACTAGCAATTGGCACGACTAATAAGATTATCCTTTTCGACTGGAACCAACGGCGACAACTGCGAATCATTCAGACGAAACATCATTCCGAAAGTGTTAG GCTTGTGCGATTTCTACAATATGGAAGCAAATTACTAACAGGAATTGCAAATGCATCCACACAGTATTGTAAG ccGACGAGTCTGAATGTAAGCACGAGAGG AAACTCATCTGGTCAAGCTGTTGTACAAACAGTTACTTGCATGCGAATGCAAAAGAGACCATCAACAAATCAAAATGTCGACAGCGCTACAACCACAAAAAGaagtagaaataaaaaaagtccgAATGACCAGACTGAAGGCACAACAAGCGCATCGTCTAGTAGGGATCATCTTCAGGATCACCTCGCTCTTTCTGACCATTCCCAAGAGGCAGGTCCTTCGACAAACGCTAACATCAATACATTGAATGAGGAAGACAGGGCTAGTAATACTGAATCAGCGCCAAACGTAGGCTCTGCTACTGCTACTGCGAATATGCCCGTTGATCAGCAGTCTAACACAAACGATTTTCAACATAACACTGTAGATCGAAGTTTTACACAAGTGGAAAGAGAACAGGTGTCCCTCAATAGGTTAAGACTTCACAGACCTTTGTCTTCTAGAAGTCTGACGCCGCTTTCTTCGCCAATGAATGCTGTTGCCACGCTACGTCCGACATCTTCCTCAACGTTATCGCTGCTTTCCGACGAGACTGAAAGTAATGAGGACTTGAATAGTTCGATAAGTTTTGCAACTACTACTAGTGATGAAGACGTGGAGCCACGTTCTATAAATGTCTCACGGCAAGTTCGATCGGAAATTTGGAATTTTACCCTTGGTGAAGCAATGCCATCAGATCAG GTTTCAGAAAGCTTTAATGAAATAGATGTCTCTGTGGAGGGAGCCGCCTCAACCATTCCCGTGCACGGCTTTGTCACCTTCCCATCATCTGATGCCGGTGGACACAGCGCTAGTATATCTTATCTGAGTAGAATGAGAGCACAGACAGCCGTGGCAACCGCTACAGCAAGGTCCAGTCACCACGTCCACACAGCGGTTGTAATCGCATCGCAAGAAGACGAACACTCAGAGGCGGCTCTGCAAACCGCAGTCAATCGTGCCATTGCGGGTGCGTTCGCAGGAAGTGGGGAAGGTGCTGTTGCGAATAACATTATTGACACTACGCATCGACTTCAGTTATGGGACTCCAATTGCAGTCAGTACCCCGATATTAAAGATG AAAACAAGAACGTGGTTGTTCCGTACTGTAAAATACATAACGATTCAAGCGTTGATGTTTCGCAAGATGGTAGTCTGGTTGCGGTGTTCGTCCCTAGCGAGCATGGTTTTCCGATGGATGCACAGCTTCAAGTCATTTCGCTACGGCCAGAATCTTATCTACAGTGTATATACTCCAGGAAATATG GTCCTAACGCTGTATCAGTGAGCCTCTCTCCACTCAGTAGATTTGTTTTGGTTGGGTTAGCATCACGGAAACTTCACTGGCATCTCACTGCTCACCAG CTAGTGGGGCAGATTCTTCAACTACCGAAAGACGACGAATTTGTACATTCCGACACAACAAAG GCACTTTCTAATATTCTACACAAGTGCAGTCAAACTCAACGGTCCAACGTAAGTGTCAACACTGTGCGCTTTCATCCGAGTCCTGGTATGGGTATAATCTACGGAACAAACAGAGGTCATATTCAACATTGTCATATTGG GCCCGACATGAATCTAAATGAAAAGAGAAAggttattaaaaagaagttgaagtaa